The region TCAAGCTGTGACAGCGGCAAGAGCTCGGGAGCAGGTGGCTGATGTCCGAGAACGCCCTTTATGTCTCCTACGCTCAGACGCCATTGCGGCACACCGGGCTGGACCGGCCCTGGTCCTGGTGACACACGGCAGTGTCGTGAGCGATCTGACCGGGCGCACCGTCCAGATGGGCGAGCTCGTCGTCCTGCGGCGCGGACCTGACCGCAGCCGTGTCGTCGGCGGCCAGCTCTCCGTCGACTCGCGGCGCCTCTCACACCATCAGCCGGAGACCGAAGACGCGCTGCACCAGAAGGATGAGCCCGCCGACGATCGCGATCTGCAGCGCCGAAGCGGCGGCGATGGACGGGTCGGCCTCGAATTGGATCTGCGAGAAGATGTGCACGGGGAGGCTGGGCGCGTTGGCGCCCGCGAGGAAGAGGGCCAGGTTGATGTCGCTGAACGAGATGATGAAGGCGAACACCGCGCCCGTCACCAGGCTCGACCGGAGCAGCGGCAGCGTCACCTTGAAGAACGCCTGGGGACGAGTGGCGCCGAGGCTCATCGCCGCCTCTTCCAGGCGCGGGTCCATCCCGACCAGGCCGGCCGTCACGCAGCGGATGACATAAGGTGTCGCGATGACGATGTGGCCGACCAGCAACGTCGACGATGACGTGGGCCACGCGAGCCGCGCCAGGTAGAGGTAGATAGCGGCGCCGAGCAGGATGTGCGGCACCAGGAGCGGCGACAGGAAGAACGTTTCGATCGCCCGGCGGCCGCGGAACGAAAGGCGCACGAGGCCGATCGCCGACAGCGTGCCGATGAGCGTGGCCACGAGCGCCGTCGACAGCCCGATCACCTGGCTCACGCGAAAGAACGAGCGAACGAACATCTCGCTGGCGAAGAACGCTTGGTACCACTTGAGGGAGAGCCCTTTGGGCGGGAAGTCGAAGGTCGAGGTCGAGCCGAAGGACACGGTGATCACCACCACGAGCGGGGCCAGCAGCAGGACGTAGACGACGACCACGAAGGGCCAGAGAAACCGCGGGGGGCGGCCGGTCATCGCCGCGCCGTCTCCAGCCGCGCCCGGCGCCCGGTGGCCCACAGGGCCAGGCTGACGAGCGCCAGCATCAACACCACGAGGACGATGGTCAGGCTCGCGGCTCCCGGCCAGTCGTAGGCCGTGAGCACCTCCTCGTAGATCTGCTGGCCCACCATCCGCACGCGACGCCCCCCCATGAGGGCGGGCGTGATGAAGGCGCTCATCGACACGCTGAAGACGAGCAGCGTGCCGGAGACGAGACCGGGCATGCTCAGCGGCACGATGGTCCGCGCGAACATCTGGCCCCAATTCGCGCCGAGGTTCTGGGCCGCCTCCTCGAGGCTCGGCGGAATGCGCTCGATCGCCGCCATGATCGGCAGGACCATGAACGGCATGCTCTGCTGGGCGAGGCCGAGGATGACCGCCGCTTCGGTGTAGAGCAGCCGCACGCCGTCAGCCGCGCCCGCGAGCCGGAGCGCCTGGTTGACGAGCCCCTCGCTGCCGAGGATGACGACCCAGCCGAACACGCGGATCACCGTGCTGACCATGAGCGGCATGATGAGGAGGAACAGGCCGAGGGTCATGACTCGCGACGTCGACCGGGCGAGGAGATATGCCAGGGGGTAGCCGAGCACCACGCATACGAGCGTGACGACGACCGACAGCCGAAGCGTGCGCACGAACAGGTTGGCGTAGTACAGCTCGAAGAGCTTCGCGTAGTTGGCGCTCGTGAACTCCGCCACCGCGATCTTGGTCGGCGAGTGGAGGTACACGCTCAGGAGTGCCACGTTGGCGAATGGCAGGACGAGGAAGACCAGGAGATAGAGCCCGTACGGCCCGACGAACATCGTCCAGTACGGCCGGGGGCGGGGTCGGTCCATCCGGCGCGCCCTACCGCCGCAGCACGTGGATGTCTTCGGGGTCGATCGCCAGATCGATCGCAGCGCCCGAGGTGATGGCGCGGGTGCCCTTGCTGTTCTTGATCGACACCAGCAAAGGCTGTTTCTCCAGGGCGAGCACGCGCAGGTGCAGATCCTCTCCCAGATACGTGACGTCGCGCACGCGCGCGCTGAAGCGATTGGCGACGGCCGAGCCGCCATCGCTGTCCGCCACCATCTGGAATCGCTCGGGGCGCAGCAGCAGCGTCACCGCCGCGCCCGTGGCGTCCGGAACATGCGGGATCGAGAGAGCGAGCCCCTGCTCGGTCTCCACCGCGGTGCCGGCGCCGCTCCCCGGGGCACAGACTCGCGCGGTCAGAATGTTCGAGCTGCCGATGAAATCGGCAACGAAGGCGGTGGCCGGCCGCTCGTAAATCTCGCTCGGCGTGCCGACTTGCTCGATCCGACCCTGTGACAGGACGGCGATGCGGTCGGACAGGGCGAGCGCCTCGGTCTGATCGTGGGTGACGTAGACCGCCGTCTTCCCGAGCCGGCGTTGCAGATCGCGCAGCTCGTAGCGCATCTGGATGCGTAGCTTGAAGTCCAGGTTGGACAGCGGCTCGTCGAACAGGAGCAGGCTCGGCTCCAGCACCAGCGATCGGGCGATCGCGACCCGTTGCTGCTGCCCGCCCGAGAGCTGGGCCGGGTAGCGGTCCGCGATGTTCGGCAGATCGACCAGCTCCAGCATCTGGGCGATCCGGCGCCCGATCTGCCCCTTGTCGACCTTGCGCAGGCGCAGCCCGAACGCGATGTTGTCGAACACCGTCAGATGGGGAAACAGCGCGTAGTTCTGGAACACGAGCCCGACGTCCCGGCGGTGCGGGGGCCGGTCGTCGAGCCGCTGACCGTCCAGCTCGATCGAGCCGTCAGACAGGATTTCGAACCCCCCGATGCAGCGCAGCGTCGTCGTCTTGCCGCAGCCGCTCGGACCGAGCAACGAAAAGAACTCGCCCTCCATCACCTGAAACGACAGGGGGCCGACCGTCACGTGCGGCGAGAAGCGCCTGGTCAGCCCCCTGACGTCCAGCTTGACCTTGCCGCCGGCCACCGTCCTAGCCCAGCACCTCCTTGTTCCAGCGGGCGAGGTAGGCCGCGCGGTGCTGGTTCATCTTCTGGAAGTCCAGCGGCATCATGTTCTTGAGGTCGGCGTCCTTCAGGGCATAGTGCGCCAGCTCCGGCGGCAGCTTCGCCTTCTTGTTGGACGGCGGATAGCGGAAGCGCTTTGTCATCTCGATCTGGTACTCGGCATCCAGGGTGATGTTGACGAACTGCTGGGCCTGCCGCTCGAACTTCGTGCCCTTGAGGATGGGGAACCCATTGCCGACCTGGAGGCTGCCCTTCGGGTACACGATGTCCACCGGCACGCCCTCCGCCTGCAGCGAGAAGCAGCGGCCGTTCCAGAACGGCATCATCCAGATCTCCTCGCGCGTGAACGCCTTGAGCGTCACGTCGGTGTTCTCCATGATGACCGCGTCGTTCTTCTTGGTCAGCTCCGCGATGGCCTTCATGCCCGGATCGATGTTGTCGGGGGTGCCCCCGAGGGACTGGTTCAACGCGTGCAGCCACTGGATGCCGACCCAGCCATAGGCCGGAACGCCGATCTTGCCCTTGTACTTGGCACTGGCCAGGTCGTTGAACGAGGTCGGCTTGGTGGTGACGCGCTTGGTGTTGTAGACGAGGCCCATGACGATCTGCGTGTGGGCGGCCCAGTACGACTTGAGCCCAGCCCGCGGCGCCTCGAAGGTTCCCGGTAGCAGGTCCTTGTAGTTGGTGACGATGCCGAGATCGTAGTCGTGGAGGCAGCCGCCGTCGGCCAGCATCACCGCCTCGGCGTTCAGGAGCGCGGGGACGGTGAACGGCGGATTCCCGCACTGGGCGATGGCCTTGGTGGCAATCACCGAATCGATCATGTGCGCGTAGCTGACCGGGGTGTTGAAGCGCTTCTCGAAGCCGGCGTTCACCACGTACGCCTGCTTCAGGCCGTCGCCCCACGACCCGCCCGTCGAGGCAATGGTGAAGGCGTCCTCGGCCCAGGCGGGTTGCGTGTCGCCCAGCTCGGCCGCCGCAATCGCCGCCGCCCCCAGGCCCAGGGTTCGCATCATGTCGCGCCGTGAGATCTCTGTTCGCATGACCGCTCCTCCTTCACGGGGGGTGCAGTTCGCGTCAATGGGATCAGCTCGCCCCGGGGAAACCGCTGGCCGCGTCTCGGCCTGGCCAGAAGCTACCAGCCTCGCCGAACCCCTGTCAAAGGCTCTGCGCGCCCGCCCGACTTCATGCTCGCCGAGTGCGATCTCGACGTGATAGTGGGGGTCATGCTCCCCCCACTCGCGAAGGCGTTCGCCGTGTCGAAGCGCCCTACCGGCTCGGCGACACGCGGGCGGTGATGATCGAGGGCCCCGGCCGCAAGGCGCTCGAGCTGATCGAGGTCGAATAGCGCTCACTCGCCCTTGCTGCGGCGCTCGTAGGAGATGGCGTAGGCGGCCGACCGCGCGAGCAGGATCGGATCGTTCGAGAGATCGATGCCGTCCGTGCGGTTGGTGGGGTCGAAGACCAGCCGCCGCTCGTCCTGAGCGCTCGTCGGCGAGATGCCGGTCACCTCCAGGCGCCCCAGCTCGACCCGCGGGCGATCCGCCGGCCACAGCGCGGTGGGATCATCGGTCGGATCGCCCTCCGCGGCGACCTGCAGGAGCAGGCGGAAGGCGGCGGGGCTGGTGCGCAGGCGGCTCTCCAGCTCGTCGCGCAGGAAGCTCGGGCTGCGCTTGCCCGCCTCCTCGGGAGACAGCGCCGCCTCGCCCGCCTCGGGGACGAAGTGATAGCGGCCGAAGCGCCGCGAGCCGTCGGCGGCGGTGAACAGGAACGCGTGCTCGGCGTGGTAGCTGGTCTGCGCGTAGCTGGCGGGCACCGGCTTCTGCATCAGGCGTCCGACGAAGGCCGCCGCGGCCGGATGGCTAGCGAGAAACTTCGGCACGCCGTCGGGAGCGGGCTTGCCGGTGGCCGGGTCCGGGAGCTGGGCCCGGAGGAACTCGAGAAGCTCCTCGGGTGTCCGGGCCACGAAGCCCTCGATCGAGTTGGCCAGGATGTCGGCCGCCTTCCCGTCCGCCAGCTGGAACTTCACCGACATCGACCGCACGTTGGGCACACCGTCGTGCACGTCGGGGTTGCCGTTGGAGTTGGAGAAGCGGACGACGGTCGGCACCGGACCGCCCTGGAAATGCGAGGCGCGGGTCATGCCGCGCGCCTGCGCGGATGGGCGAAACGTCCCCGCGCAGACGAGGCCCTTGGCGTGCACGGGGCGGAAGCCGGCGTGCGGGCCGGCCAGCGCCCTCATGGTTTCGACGAGCTGGGCGATGACGGCTTGAGACGTGGCGGGTGCAGACATCGAGGGCCTCCTTCTCGATCGGATGCCAGCTTCGGGCCGGGCGACTCGGACGGAGCGGGAGCCGCAGGAACGCCCTGCAGTGTACTATCGGGGCGCTGCCGATGCGACGACAGCACGGGAGGAACAACGATGCCAGGCTTCACGCGCCCTGATGCAGAGATCTACTACGAAGTGCACGGGTCGGGTCATCCGTTGCTGCTCTTCGCGCCGGGAGGACTGCGCTCGCAGCTCGAGTACTGGCGCTCCAGTCCGAGCAACCCGTCGGCGCCGCCGCCGTGGATGAATCCGATGGTCGACCTGGCCAGCCGGTTCACGGTGGTCGGCATGGATCAGCGCAATGCCGGCAAGTCACGCGGCGCCGCGACGGAGACCCACGGCTGGCACACGTATGCAGGCGATCACCTGGCGCTGATGGATCACCTCGGCCATCGCCGCTTCCACGTTATGGGCGGCTGCATCGGGGCCACCTACTGCCTGATGCTGTGCGAGCTGGCGCCCGAGCGGATCAGCGCCGCCGTCCTGCAGAACCCCATCGGCCTGCACGAGAACCGCGACACCTGGGAGGAGGCGGTCAGCGGCTTCGCCAAGACCATGCTGGCCCGGGATCCGTCGCTGACCGAGGATGTCATCCAGAAGTTCGGCCACAACATGTTCGGCGGCGACTTCGTCTTCTCGGTGAGCCGCGACTTCGTGCGCCGCTGCCCCACGCCTCTCTTGCTGCAGCCCGGCACCGACAAGCCGCACCCCGCGGCGACCAGCGCCGAGATCGCCAGCCTCGCGCCCAACCTCGAGATCCAGAAGGACTGGCGCGGCCCCACGCATCTGGCCGAGTCGATCCGCCGTGTTACCGACTTCCTGGCGCACCACACGCCCACGTCGTGAACGTCGCTGGGCCGAGCTTGGGACCGCCCGGATCCACTCCCGCCGTGGCCGAGAACAGAACTGGGCGCGTGCCTTACGGAGTTTCTCCGACTCAGACTTGACGGAGATCCGGGGAGGGAAGTTCAGTGGTACGGAAAGGCCAAACGCCCCGCGTTTGGATCGGCCCTGAGGTGTTCTTGAGCGCTTGGGCTGGCAAGCGCGGAACAGGTCGGAACCATCTCACCGTCACTGACGGACATTCGCTTCCCGGGTCCAGTAACAAATGATGGCTCTGCCGTAACTTCCTTGCCGCCCGGCGGTTAATGGTACGTGAGCGATGGTGAACGCAGAACGAGTCCCGGACGAGCAGGGAGCGGACCCCGACGAGCGGGCGCTGATCGAGACCGCCCAGCGGGACCCGCGTCGCTTCGCCGAGCTCTACGCGATGTACTTCGACCGCGTGTACGCCTTCATCGCCCGGCGTGTGCCCGCGCGCTCGGACGCCCAGGACCTGACCGCCGAGGTCTTTCAACAGGCGCTCGCCAATCTCGGTCGGTTCGAGTGGCGGGGGGTGCCGCTCGCGGCCTGGCTCTACAGGATCGCGGGCAGCGCGGTCGCTGACCATTACCATCGCATCGCCCGGGAGCGGAGGGTGCCGCCCGACCCGGACCCGCCGGCCGCGGAGGCTCGGGATGTCACGCGCCGCGCCTCCGTCTACCAAGCCGTCCGCGCCCTGCCCGACGATCAGGGCCGCGTCATCCGGATGCGCTTCGCCGAAGAGAAGAGCATCCGGGAGATCGCGCAGGCCCTCGGGCGGACCGAAGGGGCTATCAAGCAGCTGCAGTTCCGCGCCCTCCAGAACTTGAGAGCGCGATTGGATCAGGACAATGCCTGAGCGAGATCCGGCCGAGCGACTCGACGAGCTCGTGGAGACGATCCTGACCCGCGGGGGCCCAGGGGCGGGCGCCGTCGACGACGCGCAACTGGCGGCGCTGCTGCGTCTGGCCGCGGATCTGCGCGGACTCCCGCGCGAGGACTTTCGAGAGCGACTGGAGGCGCAGCTGGCCATCACCGCGGCACGCGCGCCGAGAGGAGACGACATGATCACCGCAATCACACACGTCCGTGCGGGCTTCCACGCGATCACTCCCTATCTCAGAATCCCACAGGCCGCGGACCTGCTCGAGTTCATGACGCGCGCATTCGGGGCGACGGAGACGTTCCGCACCATCGGATCCGCGGGCGGGCTGCATGCCGAGGCGCGGATCGAGGACTCCATGGTGATGGTCGGTGGCTTCGAAGGCATGTCGGCGATGCCGACCGCGTTCCATCTCTACGTCGAGGACGCGGACTCGACGTACAGGCGGGCGCTCGCGGCGGGTGCCATCACCTTGCACCCGCCGGTGGACCAGTCGTACGGAGACCGAGAAGCGTCAGTGAGAGATCCGTTCGGCAATCACTGGTACATCGCCACCCACACCGCGACGCCACGCGGCGGCCACCGGCCCACGGGTCTGCGCGCCGTCACGCCGTACTTGCATCGCGACGCCGGCGGGCTGATCGACTTCCTGAAGGCGGCCTTCGCGGCCGAGGAAACCGACCGCCACCAGTCGCCAGATGGCGTGATCCATCACGCGAAGGTCCGTATCGGCGATTCGTTCGTCGAGATGGGCGAAGCGCACGGCCAGTGGCAGCCGATGCCTGCCGCGTTCTACCTCTACGTGGAGGACGCGGACGCGCTCTACGCGCGGGCGCTGCGCGCGGGGGCGACGTCGGTACAGCCGCCGGCGGATCAGCCGTACGGCGATCGCACCGCTCACGTGCGAGACCCGCACGACAACGTCTGGTTCATCGCGACGCACCGGCCAGGGAGGAGCGACTAGTGCACCGTCCAGTAAATTCGGGACTCACCCATAGATGCAGGGGGTAGCCCGTGAATGCCCAGCGGAACGGACGGGCGGTACGATTCCAATGGCGGGCGAACTGCGTGAAGCGCGCTGCTATTTCGGCGGCTATCCGAAGGCTGGCCCGCTTGAGCCATTGCCGCTCCAGTGCGCTGAGCCAGAGCTCGATCTGATTGAGCTACGAGGCGAGGAGCGGGGCAGGGGACGAGGCGATGTATCTGGGCGCACTGCGACAGGGGCGAGCTTCATGCTCCCTACCCGTTCACGACCCGCGGTCTTACCACCGTACGTGGTGGACTGGACGGTGACCACGCCTCGCTAGCTGCCCGCACGTCCCTCCCCTGACGCCGCTCCGCTTCGGGGGCGAGCAAGACCGGGGAAGCGGCAAAAACCCGATGCCGCGCGAGGGGCCCCGCCAGGACACGATTAGGAATGACGAGACCCGCGTGGACGTCCAGTCCGACGGGATTCTACACCGACTTGCCAGGCTCCCGCCAGCGAGCCCGTTTGGTAGCGAGCCTCGCCTCTTCTGGGAGCACTACTGCGGAAAGTTCACTCGGCGCAGGAGATCCTGGAAGAGTGGGTGGGAGGGCAGGTGGCCGAGCACGGCCCCACGCGGTCCGGGACCATCAGCAGCCTCGCCCGCCCAACGCTTCGAGCGATCTTCTGCTACAATCCCTTTCGATGTGTCGTCTGGTTCTTCTGCCGCTCTTCTTGGTGTTGTCTCTCGACTTCGCGACCCCGGACGCCCTGCTGGTCGTGCCGGGCGCGCGAAGCCTTCAGTGGGACGACGAAGAGGAGGGTGTCCCCAGCCGGCGTCAACGGGTCCGCCCGGAACGTCATGACACCGCGTCGCCCCCCGTCCAGCCGTCCGTCGTAACCACTCGCCCTCAGCGGGTGGTTGAGAGAGCGGCTCCGGCTGACCGACGCAATCGTCCGACCGCCTGGCTGGTTCCGATCAGGCAGGCTCATCTCCCGTCGTTTGATTCCGCGGCACCGCCCGAAGACCACTAGCCTCCGTCACTCGTAGTTTCTTCTCCTTCAGTGCCGCCGTTCGCGGCGACACGTCTGCGTCTGTCGTTCTCTACCCAACGAAGGGGCCACGAGATGACGAAGAGGCTCGATCTGACCTTGATCCTAGTGCTGGCGTGGCTGTTGCTCCATCGGTTCGTGCTGATGTGGTACAAGCGCTTCCTCGGGGTGGAGTGAGCCCCGTGCTGGCCGCTCCTTTCGAGGCGGAGTTCTTGGCCCGGCTGGGAACCATCGTGGTCATCGACCTGATGCTCGCCGGTGACAATGCGCTCGTCATCGCCCTCGCCGTGCGCTCATTGCCGAAACGCCAACAGCTGCTCGGCCGTGTCTTCGGTACGGCGGGAGCCGTCCTGCTCCGCATCATCCTGATCGCGCTCGCCATCGCGCTCCTGAAAATCCCGTTCTTGCAACTCATAGGGGGGCTCGTGCTCGTCGGGATTGCCTTCAAGCTTGTCCGTCCTACGGCGGAAGAGGGGAAACATGTCCGGCAAGGCAGCTCTCTGCGCAGCGCGATCGGGATCATCATCGTGGCGGACTTGGTGATGAGTCTCGACAATGTGCTCGGGGTGGCGGCCGCGGCCCACGGCGACATGCGGCTGGTCGTGTTCGGGATCGCCCTCTCCATCCCGATTGTCGTGTGGGGCAGCGGCCTGCTCGCGCGGCTGATGAACCGGGCTCCCTGGGTCATCTGGCTGGGGGGCGCCGTTCTCGGCTACGTCGCCGGCGATATGATTCTCGATGACGAGGCGCTCCGCTCATGGCTCGGTGAGGCGGCGGCGCCTTTCGTTCAGATCATTCCGATCGCCCTGGCCACGGTTCTCGGC is a window of Candidatus Methylomirabilota bacterium DNA encoding:
- a CDS encoding ABC transporter permease, whose product is MTGRPPRFLWPFVVVVYVLLLAPLVVVITVSFGSTSTFDFPPKGLSLKWYQAFFASEMFVRSFFRVSQVIGLSTALVATLIGTLSAIGLVRLSFRGRRAIETFFLSPLLVPHILLGAAIYLYLARLAWPTSSSTLLVGHIVIATPYVIRCVTAGLVGMDPRLEEAAMSLGATRPQAFFKVTLPLLRSSLVTGAVFAFIISFSDINLALFLAGANAPSLPVHIFSQIQFEADPSIAAASALQIAIVGGLILLVQRVFGLRLMV
- a CDS encoding ABC transporter permease translates to MDRPRPRPYWTMFVGPYGLYLLVFLVLPFANVALLSVYLHSPTKIAVAEFTSANYAKLFELYYANLFVRTLRLSVVVTLVCVVLGYPLAYLLARSTSRVMTLGLFLLIMPLMVSTVIRVFGWVVILGSEGLVNQALRLAGAADGVRLLYTEAAVILGLAQQSMPFMVLPIMAAIERIPPSLEEAAQNLGANWGQMFARTIVPLSMPGLVSGTLLVFSVSMSAFITPALMGGRRVRMVGQQIYEEVLTAYDWPGAASLTIVLVVLMLALVSLALWATGRRARLETARR
- a CDS encoding ABC transporter ATP-binding protein, whose product is MAGGKVKLDVRGLTRRFSPHVTVGPLSFQVMEGEFFSLLGPSGCGKTTTLRCIGGFEILSDGSIELDGQRLDDRPPHRRDVGLVFQNYALFPHLTVFDNIAFGLRLRKVDKGQIGRRIAQMLELVDLPNIADRYPAQLSGGQQQRVAIARSLVLEPSLLLFDEPLSNLDFKLRIQMRYELRDLQRRLGKTAVYVTHDQTEALALSDRIAVLSQGRIEQVGTPSEIYERPATAFVADFIGSSNILTARVCAPGSGAGTAVETEQGLALSIPHVPDATGAAVTLLLRPERFQMVADSDGGSAVANRFSARVRDVTYLGEDLHLRVLALEKQPLLVSIKNSKGTRAITSGAAIDLAIDPEDIHVLRR
- a CDS encoding extracellular solute-binding protein — encoded protein: MRTEISRRDMMRTLGLGAAAIAAAELGDTQPAWAEDAFTIASTGGSWGDGLKQAYVVNAGFEKRFNTPVSYAHMIDSVIATKAIAQCGNPPFTVPALLNAEAVMLADGGCLHDYDLGIVTNYKDLLPGTFEAPRAGLKSYWAAHTQIVMGLVYNTKRVTTKPTSFNDLASAKYKGKIGVPAYGWVGIQWLHALNQSLGGTPDNIDPGMKAIAELTKKNDAVIMENTDVTLKAFTREEIWMMPFWNGRCFSLQAEGVPVDIVYPKGSLQVGNGFPILKGTKFERQAQQFVNITLDAEYQIEMTKRFRYPPSNKKAKLPPELAHYALKDADLKNMMPLDFQKMNQHRAAYLARWNKEVLG
- a CDS encoding catalase family peroxidase → MSAPATSQAVIAQLVETMRALAGPHAGFRPVHAKGLVCAGTFRPSAQARGMTRASHFQGGPVPTVVRFSNSNGNPDVHDGVPNVRSMSVKFQLADGKAADILANSIEGFVARTPEELLEFLRAQLPDPATGKPAPDGVPKFLASHPAAAAFVGRLMQKPVPASYAQTSYHAEHAFLFTAADGSRRFGRYHFVPEAGEAALSPEEAGKRSPSFLRDELESRLRTSPAAFRLLLQVAAEGDPTDDPTALWPADRPRVELGRLEVTGISPTSAQDERRLVFDPTNRTDGIDLSNDPILLARSAAYAISYERRSKGE
- a CDS encoding alpha/beta fold hydrolase; protein product: MPGFTRPDAEIYYEVHGSGHPLLLFAPGGLRSQLEYWRSSPSNPSAPPPWMNPMVDLASRFTVVGMDQRNAGKSRGAATETHGWHTYAGDHLALMDHLGHRRFHVMGGCIGATYCLMLCELAPERISAAVLQNPIGLHENRDTWEEAVSGFAKTMLARDPSLTEDVIQKFGHNMFGGDFVFSVSRDFVRRCPTPLLLQPGTDKPHPAATSAEIASLAPNLEIQKDWRGPTHLAESIRRVTDFLAHHTPTS
- a CDS encoding sigma-70 family RNA polymerase sigma factor, which produces MVNAERVPDEQGADPDERALIETAQRDPRRFAELYAMYFDRVYAFIARRVPARSDAQDLTAEVFQQALANLGRFEWRGVPLAAWLYRIAGSAVADHYHRIARERRVPPDPDPPAAEARDVTRRASVYQAVRALPDDQGRVIRMRFAEEKSIREIAQALGRTEGAIKQLQFRALQNLRARLDQDNA
- a CDS encoding VOC family protein, translated to MPERDPAERLDELVETILTRGGPGAGAVDDAQLAALLRLAADLRGLPREDFRERLEAQLAITAARAPRGDDMITAITHVRAGFHAITPYLRIPQAADLLEFMTRAFGATETFRTIGSAGGLHAEARIEDSMVMVGGFEGMSAMPTAFHLYVEDADSTYRRALAAGAITLHPPVDQSYGDREASVRDPFGNHWYIATHTATPRGGHRPTGLRAVTPYLHRDAGGLIDFLKAAFAAEETDRHQSPDGVIHHAKVRIGDSFVEMGEAHGQWQPMPAAFYLYVEDADALYARALRAGATSVQPPADQPYGDRTAHVRDPHDNVWFIATHRPGRSD
- a CDS encoding TerC family protein — protein: MLAAPFEAEFLARLGTIVVIDLMLAGDNALVIALAVRSLPKRQQLLGRVFGTAGAVLLRIILIALAIALLKIPFLQLIGGLVLVGIAFKLVRPTAEEGKHVRQGSSLRSAIGIIIVADLVMSLDNVLGVAAAAHGDMRLVVFGIALSIPIVVWGSGLLARLMNRAPWVIWLGGAVLGYVAGDMILDDEALRSWLGEAAAPFVQIIPIALATVLGGLGWWFAEKPSRVASPK